The DNA sequence aaatatatatattcctggAAGCTGGGACCAATAAAGTCATGAAAGTAAAGAagcttttttttaataataatataaaaaaaagtttattCTTGTAACATCACAATggtaaaataaatataatctgGTGACCCCTCAAAATGAATGTTACCTGGGGTTGCTGCaagtgaaaaataataatatttctATCCGCCGTCCCAACAACCATTAGAGACTGTTTCACTGATAGTGCATAGCAGCGTTCAGGGAGCTGTTGGGTGTGCGCTGGGCTCTGCTGCCTCGTATCCCAATACCTGAACGCAGGCAATAAAAGAATTAACTAAAAAAGCAGCAAATCCGACTTTTAAGGCAAGATAGCGGATATCTAATCTAGAAATAAAGTTTTAAGGAAGACAAACAAGACACGGCACTCAACCATTAGAAGAGGCTCATGTGAGAGCATTAGGTGATACAAGAAATCTTAGGAGCAAAGGGCAGTAAATTGGCGGAGTAAAGAACTCCATTATCAACTCAATTATTGCATAACCTTATATGAATTATTTAATAAAACACCATATAGCTTGATGGAGTATAGTTATTCAGATAGCTAATAACATTTTAGAATGACTGCTACAGAGGTTCAAGCTCATAACATTCTAGAAAGACTGCTATACAGGTTCAAGCTCATAACATTTTGCAAAACATTTACATGTATTACTTACTTTACAGTCTTGTCCAAGCTTCCGGTGACTAGGAGGTTCAACTCAGGGATCCAAGCCATGTCTTTAATGGGGGCATCATGCACAGCAACAGTCATTGTTTGGTTAGTAGCCAAGGACCACATCTTAGCTTGCTTGTCACATCCTCCAGAGAAGACAGTCGCCCCATCATCCTTCCAAGTCGAGCACAAAGCCTACATTGATAATCATACATATTAATGTTTGTATCCAGATTCAAGAATCATAGTTTTACAAACCACTCACAAGCTTAAATAAAACAATACAAGATATAGAGAAATTGGGCCCTACCGGATGGTCGTGTGAAATCATTCCCTTGGGGGTGCTAGCAAGATTTTGCCCACTGTGTTGTATCTCCCAGCATCGAACCTGAACAAAAGGCAATATTGCACCAAAATTCAATAACTTTCTTAGAGATTAGAAGTCAATAACTCTGTTAGCAATAAAAAGCGAAAGAATTGAAACCTGGTTGTCCCAGGAGGTGGCGACGAGGTGATTGGCTttggggctgaagctgaggctCGAAATGGAGTCGTTTGGAGGTTCGGCGACCTATTATTATTGAATCCAAATTACACATAATTAATACACACATTCACGAATCGAATcaagaaaatcaaaaacttggaatgggatttttttttttttttttttttttacctcgaAGGACTTGTTGGGATTCGTGTTCTGATTGGCGGCCGGCATGAAACTCGACATCGGAGAAGCTACTACTTTActgactgagagagagagagagagttatggGTTTTGGAGTTTAAATAAATGGCACGGCTTTAAGCTTAGCTTAGGTCTTACGGTGGTCGTATTAGCGTGGATTTTACGACCCTGCTTTTTTGTTTTCGAAAGCTGGAGCGGGAGCTTActgtttttctgggtttttattactttaatGTGTCTCAAATTGGAAATACGTACACAATTATGTTTTTGAATTACGGTCTATTTGCATCGTGGCCCCGTAATTTGATGCTTTTTCTCACTTTCCGCCCTCTTATTTTTGATTTAACTACTTGAGAATTTGTCTCCATTAACCCAAAATAAAAAGAGATAAAATGATTGTGTCCTATTATAATTGACTTCATACTTGATATGCCTAGTTTTGTGTAATTTTGAGCTAATTTTGTCCCctagaatttattttctatttacCTGCCATTGTCATTTCGCTTATGCAACATTCTTTTAAAGTGTGCTGATTGGTGGCGCTAACGACCACATCTGGTGATTACGAAATGTTTTTTTGAAACTCATCTCGATATTTCATCACTTGCTACCTAGTATTTAATTTTAGTGTTATTACAAAACGGTTACTTGATATTTGGTGCACACTAGCAGAAAAAGGTATGCACGCGTTACAAATCAATTTGGCCTCGCACCGAATGAAGAAAAAAACCAAACTCTGGTCTCCATTTATAGTAATAGAGATATACAAACAACTTAATATTTACCcgttatataaaaaaaatttacttttaataaataatTAGATTCTCACCATAATATCTCTTCATCGGTGTCAAATAAAACTGAACACGAATTTTGTATTCAGCTAGAACATTACCTTTTTTGACTTCGAAGACGATATCCAACATAAGTAGGCTCGATATCAAAACCCCACACCACACTCAAAGGGTGGAACTATAATTAGTCCAAAATAAGGGGGACAAATTTCACATCCTCTTCGATctcatgaaaaataaaaattggggttaaaagaaaaaagaagaaaattctgGAGATCTTCTGTCCATCCTCCTGTACATCTAAACTCGGTGCTGTTTATCTCAGAACAGTATTGCGCCAAATGTCCCCAACTTAACAACTCAAAACCACCCTCCTTTTTTTCTCGAAACGTTTCTTTTTCCCTACCCACAGAACCGTTTCTAGGGTTTCACCAAACTCTTCCAATTTCACTTCCAGATTGCCCCACAACGTTCTGTAATTTCCGCCAACGACAACGACGTCGTTTAGTTTGGTGGCAGTGCTTGCCAAAGTCGGAGCCTTTGTTCCATTGGGATTGTTTTGGGGGTGGCGGTGGTGTTGTTGTTGCCTTGTGCTAATTGCAGCTGGGAGGTCCTTGGTTTTGGGGTTGGAGCTCCAAGATTTTGAATTTCTTcgattttgtttgaatttctgCAGTGGGTTTTCGGAGTTTTCGATTTCGAAGTTGCTTACTGTGATTGAGGGTGTTTGGTTGTGTGATTGATTGGTGGGGATAAGGCATTGGTTAGGTATAGGATATGAGTAGTGTTTTCAGTGAGCAGATACTTGCAGATAAGCTCTCCAAGCTCAACAGCACCCAGCAGTGTATCGAAAGTATCCTTTTTTCGCTGTTCTTTATGTATGTGGTTTGCTCTCAATGGCTTGAGTTTCCGAAATTGGTACTTCTGACTCTGATTGgtgttgttttgtgttttggttGAGCCTTGTGCCGAGTTCTGTTTcttttgatgttgatttcaattttgaattgctGCTATAGAAGCTGATAATTATCGAACTTTATTGTTAGTGTCCCACAGATTGGTTTAGGGAGAGAGCGGTGCGACTGATTACCAATTTTCTCTATTTGTAAACTGCAGGATTTTTTCAATGTTGTATAGAATCTCTTACTTTTTTTCTGATGGGAAATTTGGTAGCAATGTGCTACTTATAAATTCCTGATTAGTTTTTGGTTCAAAATAAGGCTCCTATCATTTAGAATTTTCTAGTTACTGGGAACTTGATTTTACCCTTAGATAGGTACCCGTTGTTTTCACATATTAAACCATTTCTCAATCTGGTTGAATTGAAGAGTTAAATCTTTCAATGAAATGAATGTAACCAATTAGGAAAATGTAGTGATGTTCCTTACTGCAAACATCAATTTTTCATACTTTGAAGTCACGTTGCTGTGTGTTTGCTGACTGCTTAATGTAGATTCTGCTCTATTTTGTTTGAAGTTTCACTGTAGGTTCAGTTGTGTAAATTGTCCTGTAGTATACTTGTATCCACTCTGAAGCAATGATGTCCTTTTCTAAATTAAAACCTGTTGCCTTGACTTTATTAAAGCTTTGTCACACTGGTGTATATTTCATCGGAGCAAAGCTGAATTGGTGGTTACAACGTGGGAGAAACAGTTCCATAATGCACAAATGGTTCAAAAAGTCCCTCTCTTGTATCTTGCCAATGACATCCTGCAGAACAGCAAGCGTAAAGGAAATGAATTTGTTACCGAGTTTTGGAAGGTTCTTCCAGGAGCTCTTAAAGTTATTAATGATGAAGGTGATGACCATGGAAAGAATGTTGTCTCTAGATTGGTAAGTCCATCTTTCATCTTGTTTGAGATAGACCATACAGCCACTGGCGACTTCACCCTATTTGAATATGGTGTGTTATTTCTCAACAATTTAGGGTTAGCGCATAGTCTATCCTAATTTGTTTAACTATTTCTTTTTACCAATAAGTGGCAAATAGTAGGTCTTGTTCATTTAATcctctcttgtttttttttccccaataATCTTCTTACCTCCTCTTTACCTGTCCCAAGAAATGGTATGTAAATCATGTGCACCAAATTTTAAGAATCTTTGACAGGCTGGTGTACTATTTCATTTCAAGACGGCTGAACtttgtttggtgttgttgcttaCCAATTTTGTAGGTTGGTATATGGGAAGAGAGGAGAGTATTTGGGTCTCGCACGCGGAGCCTCAAAGAACTAATGCTTGGGCAAGAAGTGCCTCCACCCTTGGAGTTCAGTGGCAAAAAGCGCTCACGTTCAGTCAGAATTATGAAAAGAGATTCACGCTCTATCAGAACGGTGAGAACAACAGTCaccattttattattttctcattgatttgtttatttttatttttattttggactACCCCAAATAAGTCTTTtattcaacctttttttttttcctttccctttttCACTAGTTATTTGAGAGATTTTGAATGCTGTGTTATTTGGAAACCAGAAACTTTCCATTGGAGGTGCAGCTGAGAAGATTGTATCGGCATTTCACTTGGTGATCGGTGAAAATCCAAATGAAGATGCCGAGATGAGCAAATGCAAGTCTGCAGTTCACCAAGTAAGGAAGTTGGAAAAAGATGTTGACAGTGCCTGTACTACTGGTAAAATAAACTAATGTTTCTGTGCATCTTTGTTTTGACTAGAGTGGTCAACTGGAAATTCGTTGTAGCTGTTTTACATTGCATCCTTGTGCAGAAGGGCAGTTAGTCTTGCTGTGATTTCCAACATACTTGTCTGTTAAcccattttcttttgtcttcaGCAAAGGATCCAAAACGGAAAAGTTTAGCCAAAGAACTCGAGGAGGAAGAAAATGTGTTGAAGCAGTGTTTTGAGAAACTTAAATCAGTTGAAGCGAGTAGAGTAGCACTTGTATCTCAATTAAGAGAAGCTTTGCATGAACAGGTACTTTTCtatatcatattttctttaattgttCATTAAATTAGCATGTAGTGCTTCTTTGGTTCATGTTGTATGCTTTTGCTGATATCCTGGGATCTTTTTCAGGAATCTGAACTGGAGAATGTTCGAACTCATATGCAGGTATGTTGATCATCTTTGCAAACAGTATTCAGTTTTTTGCTTTCACCTATTAAGGTTTTAAGAGTTGGGAATTCTCATATATTATAAAACTTCACCCTTGATTAAAATGTATAGTATTTCAGAGAAGATGCTAGATAGTTTGTAATACTTTGTTTTTCTTGATTTAGAATTCTTTATTACCTCCGCAGTCAAAGGTAGCATCCAGTTTGTCATCAAAATATGTTACTAGTAGAGCTGGTGAAATCTGCCCAGACCAGATTGTTTTCATTGGCCTAAACGGGGTGGGTTGCTCAGTTCAGTCAATTTTCATGTGGGCATACACTTGGGACCCAATTTTAGGACCTGTGAAACACCCAGAATTAAAACCCTACCAGTTATTGTCCTCTTCCAGAAGCAGGTGGAAGTTTCTGAGAAGACCAATATTAAAGCCGGAAATGGCAGAACCTTAGCACACATATGGGAAACTGATGTGATAGTTTTTCTTGGACCAACCAAAATAAAAGATTTCATTCTTTTTCAGTTATGTTTGACTACTGAGAAATTATAGAATTGAGTAGATAAGAATGCCtttttgatgatgatgagtaGTGTCGATTTTTCTGCATCCCTTCAAAGTAGAATGTCAGTACTGCTTTGGAATTTTCCGTTTATTTTGTTTGCAAAACATTGCTTCATTTAGGTCTTTTCTACTAAGAATTGAGGAATGGATGATCTGACTGCTTAGTAAATTATATTTTGATCGAGTATAGGTGGCACAAGCACAGGCAGAAGAAGCCAGCAACATGCGGAAACGGCTAAATGATGAAGATTATATATTTAATCCATCAAGTGCTGATGCTAATTCCAAAGGACACACACCAAAGAAGTCTGCTGCAGCCATTGCCGCTTTGGTTGCAGACAAGCTTGCTGCTTCTAGCTCCTCTCAACTAATTATGACTTCTGTACTTTCTACTTTTGCTGCTGAAGAGGCGAAGAATGCTGGCCTGACCAAGCCCTCCACCTCTTCCAATTCATACCCATCCACACCAAAGAGTTCGGGCACTGATTCAATGTCTAAACCCGAAAGGTCCATGCCAGTTTCAGATCCCAATGTTTTTATGTCAACACAGCCACCCACTGCGCCTCCAAACCACTCTTACCAATCAGCAATGGTTCCACAACAGCAGAATCATGTCCCAACCTCACAAGCTCAATTTCATATGCTTCAAAACCCATCCTCACAACAATATTTACAGCCATCAGGAGGTGTCATGAGCCAATATGTTTACGGGAACATTCCACCTTTGCCTCTaggaccaccaccacccccaccGCATATGGTAAGTCCAATGGTGCCAATGTCTCAGCAGCCCATGCAAATGAACCAGCAGCCCTCCCCAATTACCCAGCAGCAACAAATACCCTTAATTCAACAACCTCCTAGTTTCCGGCCACTTCAGCCACCCGGAATGGTGTATTATAGCCTTCCTCATCATTCTCAGTGAATTTGAATACCTTAGGTAGGCAGTATGACCAATGTGAGCTCATCATTCTCAGTGAATTTGAATACCTTGGGTAGACAGTATGACCAATGTGagctttatttttgtttcaggAAAAAATCATCAAAGTTTTGTTTAATCAGCATTTTGGCTATTCTTTTTTCAAGCCAGCATTTGCTTTTTCAAGATTAATTATAATTTAATCATTGGACAATAAGTCAATAACCATATCATTTTCTGAAGCAAACAGAGTGAAGCCTTTTCTTAGGTTGGGGGAATCTTGTAATGGTATCCAATATATAGTGTTTATAACACTTGTGAGTAGTGCGTATTGCGCTTAGTAGCTCGATGCGAATTGCCAAAGTTCAGAATATGTTTTGAAATTTAACCCGTCTTCCCAAGCTTTGAAGACATCTATGCTGGAAAGTGCAGCATTTTTCCATCTATGCTGGAAAGTGCAGTGTCTGCAATATTGAAGCGGATAATTGTTTTGAACCTTATCACCCTACGGCCACCCAAAAATTATGGCAGGAATATGATTCTCTTGATCTAACAAAGGCACAAAGCTCATTGGCATACCAAGCTGAGTCTATTCTATTAAAATCTCTTGGTGACATATTTCCAGATTATAGTGTGCTGTGGATAAGGTTAACTTGTCCTTGGGATTCAATTGGAAGTGCAAGCTTGTTTAGTAGTTCTTCCAGATGCAGTCGTGAAATGAATGCGAGGCGCCTACGCCTTGGGATAAGCTGATTTACCTCATACAGTAAGAATGCAGATATACTAATCAAGATACATACAATATTTTGGATTCTTTTTTAACTTCAGTCTGCCTTATTTGTCCTTGAAAATGATGCTTCCCTGATTTAACTTCAGTCTGCCTTATTTGTCCTTGAAAATGATGCTTCCCTGATAATGACGATCAAAGATTATAAACCAGACCCTGTAAGAACTCAAAGCTTCATTGCTTTCCTCAGGACAAAATCCCTAACGACGATTGGCATATAATACAAGATTGCAAATATGACAGAGAGGTGACCGGAAGAGAACCAAGCTGGTGGATTCTTCTTCAGAATGGCAGATACTGTCTTCTTCGCAAACTCCTCTGAAGGGGTTGATTTGGGTCCTTGTGAGAGAGTCACTCTAGCACGAATTGCTGCCTCAAAAGGTTTATATAATTTCCATTCAGGCATCTTGTTGTAGCCAACTAAACCAGAATTTCCAATGTTTGACCTAATAGCTCCAGGTACAACAGTGATTACATTGATCCCAAAGGGCTTGAGTTCCAATCTAGAAGCAAAGATAATTGGCAATAATTAGAACCCGAacgaggaaaaagaaaatgatgaaagaTGAAACTGTACAAATTTAACAAACTCAAGTTCCAGGTTCTGTCCATGCACAAGAATTGGATAAACATACAACTATATCTGACATCACTTCCCGCAAATGTTGATAGGTGATTTAGCCTGGCATCAGTACCAGATTCCTTTATCTATTGATCTGGTGTGGTGCAGTCTGAAACTAAAGTTTCATTAGCTGAAAATTATGTTGTTCCTAGTACGAGGTCTGTGAAAACAAAACTTCAATATTGAATGAATGACATTGAAAATcctacaataattttttttttttttttttgaagtaatcCTACAATAACTCTTAGTTACTCTGACAATAATGCTAGGCGAACCACCTTTTGGAGTACAAGTCTACCACCTAGATTCTACCTTAtcagaaattttcatttttttctctaaacCTTTAACTCAAAAGGCCAAGACTTACTATCCAACATTGTTAACAAGCATTCCATTGATGCTACTTATTCCTTTCATTAGAAGGCTTCAGCAAGCATGCTATAGATTCCAAAAAACTTAAGTAACTCCTGATCTCATAAACAAATACATGCAATCACATACTTCATCAGTATTCTAAGATGAGGGGGGTAGTCTAGTGTAAATGATTCAACAAGAGTATAGACTGAACATAGCACAGGTATGCAAGTAATAATACTAACAAATGACACAGGGAAACTAACCTTAAAGAATCACTAAGTGCTTGAAGAGCAGCTTTAGATGCTGTGTAAGCACCAGACCATGGTCCAGGGGACAACGCAGAAACACTTCCAACATTTACAATCTTTCCCTTTCTCCTTGACACCATGTGAGGGATAACAGCTTGTATCAACCTCATGGGACCTGAATAGGAGTGCATATGCttaggaagaaaaacaaataatatGTGCATGGCATGACTGAAACAATCGGATCTTATATAAATGTACTTGACAAAACAATTGGGAAAGCGTCTTTATAAGATGCTTCACGTGCACTTAAGGGCACAGAAGAATAAGCAAGCTCCATTTCCACATATAGCATTTTATAGAGTACACAAAGATTGACAAACTTAAGGGCCAATTGTCCAGTCTCATAGAGCAACCTCTGCAATGCAATTGCTAACTTAATATATGATGCACTTACAAATTAGCTAAGAATCTAAATTACAGAAAGATGATAGCTGTAGCCATTAACCTCTCTAGGCCGTTGAACCAACATATTTTATAACCTCCCCAGAAATGCACATAGATCACTTAGACACCAACTGTAGACAACATTACATTGCACCCGATTATCACCACTCCATGTTCTGTTTCCAAATTCCATTTTCCCCTCACAGAAATGAAAATTATAAATAGATTTATCTCACATGAATTCAGAGATTCATTTATATCTATGCTGACTGCTAAGCTCACACGACTAAAACTCTAAAAGTATGACATCCTCATTTTTTTTGCATCATAGAGCTACTGTATAGAGTTTAGACGACTAGACCTTTGTAGGAAGTCATAGATATCAAGTTTTGTAATGCTGAGATCAACTCCTACTATCAATCTCTATTTTTGCTCAAACCATTAGCATATACTCCCATCATGGAAACTATTGAAGGTAAAGAGAAAACAAGCCCAAAAAGCAACAACAAATTAAGACAAatacatgaaaaagaaaaagtaaaatccGATTCGTTTCCGATAAGTAGAAGGAATCCAAAGAATAAACTGAGTGAGAACTATAAGTATGTTCCGATTGTTGTGTACCATAAACGTTGGTGTCAAACGTGTGTTGCAGAGCAGAGAGAGGAACTTCAGCGAGTGGACCCACGCACTGAACTCCAGCATTGTTCACCACCACATCGATTCTGCCGTACTTCTCCACCACTGTAGACACCACTTCGTTCACGCTCTCCTCGGAAACCACGTCCAATTCTTGAAGGAAGAATCTTGGGTCGTCCTCAAGATAGGCCATGGAGCTCAGAGACCTGGCTGTGGCCACCACCAGGCAGCCCTCGTCGGCGAAGGAGCGTGCCAGCGCGTGGCCGATGCCACCCTGCGAGCAGCCGGTGATCAGAACCACTTGTTGGCCGTAGAACTCCATCTGGGTTTTCTTTGTGGGATTGAAGTTGTTTGATAAAAGGCGGAGAGACCCAGAAATAAGTTCAAGAATTGTCACACCGACAAGTTGATAAATTATAATTCTAACATTATAAATGTCATGCTTCGATTCTCATTATATAGGGGTAggttaagtaaaaaaaaaagttaaagaaTTTAAATGGGACAGAATTATATGATTTGCAATGTATTAATTTGTCACCTCTAATAGGGGTGAATTTGGGAACAAATGGGGAATATGGATGAGAATCCTCGCTGTCTAAGATTAGGGATGgagcggggatggtattgtaaTTCTCATCCCTAAACCCGCCTCAATAATATATAcgtatattttaatttattttttctaatataaatcacaaatatatatttactactttactttaatggctacacttttactttaatgacattttgacttttgcactcactgaaatttgatttatgaatttaatcatgttttaaatttatttgttatagattttgattttaaaaaggcaatatgagaaaaaattattttatttattaaattcataTTGgagatttggggcgggtttggagactTAGTCCCTAATGGAGATGGGGTCAGGGAATcctcaatatatttttattggggatgggggtagagaaCAACcctggggatggggatggtattgtgatccccatcctcaACCCGGCCCATTGCCATCCTTGGGCAGAGCCACCTCAGTACTAGTGGGTCTTCAGCGCCActtgagttttaattatttttattaatttaggGTCTCCGACATTATGGATAACTGCCaacaaaattagaaattattttAGATGAATCAAAAAAGACatagaattttcttttttgttaagTTGAATTTACGGTCCTTGACTCAaacaaatattaaaataaactaaaattaTCCTACTTACCCTAGTAATAGagttttattctcactaactcAATTTAAAGAGATATAACAACTTTGCCCTTAACCTAATTAAGAAACTACAGCCATTGTcacttatctctctctctctctctctctctctctctctcggtgccATCTCTTCTTTCCGGTGACGATTTCAACAGCAATCCACCACaatttcctcttctcctttcaCAATCCAAAGAAGCAAGACGagtaaatattaaaatttctCTTATTGGCTTGAAAGTAGTCAAGTATGAAATGAAATTCTTGGTCGACCTTAGCTATCGAATcaattagagaaaagagagtgTCACTCTGTTCAGTGTTGGAAGAAGGAAGGAAGGGTCTCCGATCCCGATGTCGGCGATGGAGATCAATAGTTCAATTTCATGCCCTTCAACCCATCGTTGGAACTTTGAGAGGTTGTTCCTCACTGGCCACTTCCTCCTCGTCCTCTCTTTACTTTAACCTCAACCTCCTCCTCCTTTACTTTCCATTTGAAATTGTCGTTCGGTTTGCTCAGGAAACCAAAATGACGTCGCGATGCCGATCGAGATCAGAAGCTTAATCTCCGTCTCCGCCGAGATAGAGCTTTCCTTGCTCTTGGACATATGCGACTCATGTTCTCGCCTTCCCGGTTCACCTCCTTGGCGACGGGAAAGTGTCGCGAGCTGGAATCGGCAGTCTCCCATGAGTTGAGACGATGATTTGGATTGGAAAGATCCGGCTAGGTGGATGATATGGCTACACGCGTCGGGGAAGCATGAGAGGATGTGGGTGCCCAGTGCATTTTCTAGGTGTCTAAATCATTTTTTTCCCCATAAAATGGGGGTAGAAGACTCGgaaggaaagagaaaaggaaaaaaaaactctattGGAAGGCAATACAGGTCTATTgagggcaataaatgttttgaattaatgtaatatcctcgtttttttttccttaatgaaagttttatttgtctaattttagagagattagttcccatttggGCTACCGAAATGTCTATTAGGAGGTAATAAAGATTTGTTGAGGGGGGCGATAAACCTCTCCGACCCCATATGAGATTTCCGACAACCTCTTTTGGAGACTTTTgacgaggtttcataaacttttattgccccccaataaaagtctattgagaggcaataaatgtttattggtggacaataaaggtctattttgGGCAATAAACTCTTCCGACCACCTCTTTGGAGACCTCTTgcgaggttttcagagaagttTGGTGGGTGGCGACCAGTGACTTGTGATCGAAATCCCGCGATCGTTGGCCGGAAACTGACTGTCGGTAacgggactccggcgaagtcttcTATGACTTCTCTCtgttccattctctctctctctctctctctctctctctctctatgtaataaaggggtgagagtaaaatagtctaaaaaataaacaaaaacaaaaaaattaattgggtattagggaataccttACTAGAGTCTTTATGGATAAGAGAGAATGACTTGATGCATAAATTCTCGCAAGCGTATGAAtcgtgtcaagtaagggaagtatttggatcttagtttatcgtacctcggggattaaaTGTTGGACCTAACTAAGATAATTGGTACAGGCAAGTTAGGCTCACAATTTACTACATGCAAATATGAACCCAACTTAAAATTATGCCCCTACTCTTTACTAAAGCTAAAATTCTTTTGTGGTGATGAAACCTTGATGATGTGAAATGAAAACTTCTTAATTGTTCTTTGAGAAAATGTTAAAATGGTAGAGAATGATACTGGGAAGTGAGAGAAAATGGGAGAATAGAAATGGAGGCGGGTTGGTCTGTGTTGCGGCTGTCAGAGAAGAAGGATGGAGTGTGCGGCGCTGTAGGTTGGGATGAATATCTGAAGGGTTTTAATTGTGGCCCTCGGTCTACTCTGGTGGCTGGGAAAGAATGGGAAAGAAGATAAAAATTGGATGA is a window from the Rosa chinensis cultivar Old Blush chromosome 2, RchiOBHm-V2, whole genome shotgun sequence genome containing:
- the LOC112183974 gene encoding protein RAE1, with translation MSSFMPAANQNTNPNKSFEVAEPPNDSISSLSFSPKANHLVATSWDNQVRCWEIQHSGQNLASTPKGMISHDHPALCSTWKDDGATVFSGGCDKQAKMWSLATNQTMTVAVHDAPIKDMAWIPELNLLVTGSLDKTVKYWDTRQQSPAHTQQLPERCYALSVKQSLMVVGTADRNIIIFHLQQPQNELKRIVSPLKFQTRCVAAFPDQQGFLVGSIEGRVGVHHLDEQLLSKNFTFKCHREGNEIYSVNSLNFHPVHHTFATAGSDGSFNFWDKDSKQRLKAMQRCSQPIPCSTFNHDGSIYAYAVCYDWSKGAENHNPAAAKNHIFLHLPQEAEVKAKPRVSTGRK
- the LOC112186514 gene encoding regulation of nuclear pre-mRNA domain-containing protein 1A, whose product is MSSVFSEQILADKLSKLNSTQQCIETLSHWCIFHRSKAELVVTTWEKQFHNAQMVQKVPLLYLANDILQNSKRKGNEFVTEFWKVLPGALKVINDEGDDHGKNVVSRLVGIWEERRVFGSRTRSLKELMLGQEVPPPLEFSGKKRSRSVRIMKRDSRSIRTKLSIGGAAEKIVSAFHLVIGENPNEDAEMSKCKSAVHQVRKLEKDVDSACTTAKDPKRKSLAKELEEEENVLKQCFEKLKSVEASRVALVSQLREALHEQESELENVRTHMQVAQAQAEEASNMRKRLNDEDYIFNPSSADANSKGHTPKKSAAAIAALVADKLAASSSSQLIMTSVLSTFAAEEAKNAGLTKPSTSSNSYPSTPKSSGTDSMSKPERSMPVSDPNVFMSTQPPTAPPNHSYQSAMVPQQQNHVPTSQAQFHMLQNPSSQQYLQPSGGVMSQYVYGNIPPLPLGPPPPPPHMVSPMVPMSQQPMQMNQQPSPITQQQQIPLIQQPPSFRPLQPPGMVYYSLPHHSQ
- the LOC112186515 gene encoding short-chain dehydrogenase RED1 produces the protein MEFYGQQVVLITGCSQGGIGHALARSFADEGCLVVATARSLSSMAYLEDDPRFFLQELDVVSEESVNEVVSTVVEKYGRIDVVVNNAGVQCVGPLAEVPLSALQHTFDTNVYGPMRLIQAVIPHMVSRRKGKIVNVGSVSALSPGPWSGAYTASKAALQALSDSLRLELKPFGINVITVVPGAIRSNIGNSGLVGYNKMPEWKLYKPFEAAIRARVTLSQGPKSTPSEEFAKKTVSAILKKNPPAWFSSGHLSVIFAILYYMPIVVRDFVLRKAMKL